One genomic window of Magnolia sinica isolate HGM2019 chromosome 3, MsV1, whole genome shotgun sequence includes the following:
- the LOC131240757 gene encoding bidirectional sugar transporter SWEET2a, translating to MISPGISSTCEVLSNAAGVVGNLFAFVLFVSPIPTFRRIIRNKSTEQFSGLPYIYALLNCLICSWYGLPFVSPGVILVATVNSAGAVFQFIYILIFIVYAENAKKVKMTGLLVAVFAVYAIIVFGSMRLLHPPMRQLVVGYLSVASLISMFASPLFIINLVVRTKSVEFMPFYLSLSTFLMSLSFFAYGMLKHDGFIYVPNGIGTVLGVVQLALYAHYSRESREDSRQPLMTSHR from the exons ATGATTTCCCCAGGAATATCTTCCACCTGTGAAGTTCTCAGCAATGCAGCTGGAGTCgtcg GGAACCTCTTCGCTTTTGTGTTATTTGTATCACCTAT ACCCACATTTCGGAGAATTATTAGGAACAAGTCGACGGAACAGTTCTCGGGGTTGCCGTATATATATGCCCTCTTGAACTGCTTGATCTGCTCGTGGTATGGCCTTCCATTTGTATCGCCCGGTGTTATTTTGGTCGCCACCGTCAATTCAGCTGGGGCTGTTTTCCAGTTCATCTACATACTGATATTCATTGTCTATGCTGAGAATGCAAAGAAG GTGAAGATGACAGGATTGTTGGTCGCAGTTTTTGCAGTATATGCGATCATAGTATTTGGTTCCATGAGGCTACTTCATCCGCCCATGCGGCAGCTGGTTGTTGGATATTTGAGTGTTGCTTCTCTCATATCCATGTTTGCTTCCCCGCTGTTTATCATT AATTTAGTGGTCCGGACGAAAAGCGTTGAATTCATGCCCTTTTATCTTTCTCTCTCAACCTTCTTGATGAGCCTCTCATTCTTTGCATATGGAATGCTCAAGCACGACGGTTTCATTTAT GTCCCAAATGGGATTGGAACTGTTTTGGGGGTAGTACAATTGGCGTTGTATGCCCACTACAGCAGAGAATCAAGAGAAGACTCAAGACAACCCTTGATGACATCTCACAGATGA